From a single Fulvivirga ulvae genomic region:
- the gdhA gene encoding NADP-specific glutamate dehydrogenase, with translation MSDLLNIVKERNPGEPEFHQAAEEIIDSVKPVLDKNPKYRKYKILERMLEPERMISFRVTWMDDKGEVQVNKGYRVQMNSAIGPYKGGLRFHPSVYPGILKFLAFEQVFKNALTGLPMGGGKGGSDFDPKGKSENEVMRFCQSFFTELTKHVGHRTDVPAGDIGVGGREVGYMFGTYKKLSNEFTGVLTGKGIGWGGSLMRTEATGYGLIYFAENMLNRLSESIKGKTCIVSGSGNVAQHAIEKILHMGGKPVTASDSSGFIYDEAGITSEKLEFIKDLKNNRRGRIQEYADKYKSAKYTEDTNADYNPLWDIKADCAFPCATQNEVNGKDAENMVKNGIRLIGEGANMPLTIEAINIAIDNGILYSPGKASNAGGVATSGIEMMQNYLGSYWSAEEVDQRLQKIMKEIHDSALIAARHYGFEGNYMVGANIAGFIKVADAMIAQGII, from the coding sequence ATGTCAGATTTACTCAATATTGTAAAAGAGCGAAACCCCGGAGAGCCGGAATTTCATCAGGCTGCTGAAGAAATAATCGATTCAGTAAAGCCTGTTCTGGATAAAAATCCAAAATACAGGAAGTATAAGATCCTGGAAAGAATGCTTGAACCTGAAAGGATGATATCATTCAGGGTAACCTGGATGGATGACAAGGGTGAGGTTCAGGTAAACAAAGGATACAGGGTACAAATGAACAGCGCCATTGGTCCTTACAAGGGAGGATTAAGGTTTCACCCTTCGGTTTACCCCGGCATACTTAAATTTCTTGCTTTCGAGCAGGTATTTAAAAATGCCCTGACCGGTCTCCCCATGGGTGGCGGCAAAGGCGGCTCCGACTTTGACCCTAAAGGCAAGTCAGAAAATGAAGTAATGAGATTTTGCCAAAGCTTTTTCACGGAGCTTACCAAACATGTAGGACATAGAACTGATGTACCTGCAGGAGATATTGGCGTAGGAGGAAGAGAAGTTGGTTATATGTTTGGCACTTATAAAAAGCTGAGCAATGAATTTACCGGAGTACTTACGGGAAAGGGTATTGGCTGGGGTGGCAGTTTAATGCGAACTGAGGCAACAGGGTATGGGCTGATATATTTTGCAGAGAATATGTTAAACCGCCTGAGTGAGAGCATTAAAGGTAAAACCTGCATTGTATCAGGTTCTGGTAATGTGGCTCAGCATGCGATAGAAAAAATACTCCATATGGGAGGAAAGCCTGTAACTGCATCAGATTCCTCGGGCTTTATTTATGATGAAGCCGGCATAACCTCTGAAAAGCTGGAGTTTATTAAAGACCTGAAAAACAATAGAAGAGGTCGTATTCAAGAGTACGCTGACAAGTATAAATCTGCCAAATATACTGAAGACACCAACGCAGATTACAATCCACTATGGGATATTAAGGCGGACTGCGCCTTTCCTTGCGCCACCCAAAACGAGGTGAATGGCAAGGATGCGGAGAACATGGTTAAAAACGGCATCCGGCTAATAGGAGAAGGGGCCAATATGCCGCTGACCATTGAGGCCATAAATATTGCTATCGACAACGGAATTTTATACTCTCCCGGCAAGGCTTCGAATGCCGGAGGTGTGGCAACATCAGGGATTGAAATGATGCAAAATTATCTTGGTTCTTACTGGTCAGCGGAGGAAGTAGACCAGAGGCTTCAAAAGATAATGAAGGAGATCCATGATAGTGCGCTTATTGCAGCAAGGCATTATGGATTTGAAGGTAACTATATGGTGGGAGCCAACATTGCCGGTTTCATCAAAGTAGCTGATGCTATGATAGCACAGGGTATAATATAA
- a CDS encoding triple tyrosine motif-containing protein, with protein sequence MKKFFLVQLLLFLFIFCKAQDGDFYLTHYSPTGSRVDNVNFDILQDHRGIICIANRAGILTFDGRNWDFSKTPSAIFSLTVSKSNVIYAGGRSGFGRLSRDANFNLSYVSLSDKMPEAKDIFSVLIQGDTLYAINESHIFIYNIETGTSLKISPRYSGKIVNLLSFESQIYVTTTNSGMQLIEGTKLISPPNKALKDLEPGFICVGPEGKNYLISTVDHKLYLYRQRRLQPVKISNDQGYLAESGIQKGIWFSDSLAAISTLKGGVVFIDPVKGEIKEIINYQTGLPDNEIFALAIDRNLGIWAAHAVGLTRISPTFPFKNFNRYPGLQGKMLSTRNHRGKLYVGTSLGVYYLDEVRNYNETIHYVRVPESPEEEVKATEVEEDSEGKGRGIFSFLKRGKEKNDPDIRPSGKSENEKTPVYKTRIEQELQSIKYRYKKIEGIESKVFQFFSSGKRLFCGGLDGLFEITGGKAIPISRLPIRYFYVSPSQGKIFASTYTDELKVFNYKAEGYPELEIFGDYKDYVQHIFEDKHNRIWFCSTNDLYWIKLKGSQITEMDEYHIENPYFYETYGAASGDSILFINESGVYTTRDGDKSLKKIRSTANMDRYLAGADGKVWIHAGQRWSTLVPEEISDKLNLLSLFKNINYIATDDRGEDYWVITDNNDLYKLSNPALSTISNGYEIYLKDIRTTSEILSPAPKLVFDQQNGNLIFEFVQPEYSGVLDIQYSYKLEGLNDQWSEWSSNYNEINFPYLPEGEYILKVKSRNTLGNINEAAPVAFKVIPPYWKRAWFYALEFLTLALLLFISVRLKKLDTKYHLVSRLLAVLTLIIIIEFIQTVAENEFGSSSSPVLDFIMQVLIALIILPFEGVLRKYIFKGNEVKVSDLIKIRNKQVNPKTK encoded by the coding sequence GTGAAAAAGTTCTTTCTTGTTCAACTGTTATTATTCCTGTTTATTTTTTGTAAAGCTCAGGATGGGGATTTCTATCTTACACATTATTCGCCCACTGGCAGCAGGGTTGATAATGTCAATTTTGATATTCTTCAGGATCATCGGGGTATTATATGCATTGCCAATAGGGCAGGTATACTAACTTTTGATGGCAGAAACTGGGATTTTTCAAAGACTCCCTCAGCCATATTCAGCCTCACGGTTAGTAAAAGCAATGTTATCTATGCCGGAGGGCGAAGCGGCTTTGGAAGGTTGAGTCGTGATGCAAACTTTAACTTGTCCTACGTATCTCTTTCAGACAAAATGCCAGAAGCTAAAGACATATTTAGTGTTCTTATTCAGGGAGATACCTTGTACGCTATCAACGAAAGCCACATTTTTATATATAATATTGAAACAGGTACTTCACTAAAAATATCTCCAAGATATAGTGGCAAAATTGTCAATCTACTCTCCTTTGAGAGCCAGATTTACGTTACAACCACCAATAGTGGCATGCAACTCATAGAGGGCACAAAACTTATAAGTCCCCCCAACAAAGCCCTAAAAGATCTTGAGCCTGGGTTTATTTGCGTAGGTCCAGAGGGTAAAAATTATCTCATCAGTACCGTAGATCATAAATTGTACTTATATAGACAAAGGAGACTCCAGCCTGTAAAAATATCTAACGATCAGGGATACCTGGCTGAGAGTGGTATTCAGAAAGGTATCTGGTTTAGTGATTCACTCGCTGCAATTTCGACGTTAAAAGGTGGGGTTGTATTCATTGATCCTGTAAAAGGTGAGATCAAAGAAATCATAAACTACCAGACCGGGCTCCCTGACAATGAAATATTTGCACTGGCCATTGACCGAAACCTGGGCATATGGGCGGCCCATGCCGTTGGCCTGACCCGGATTTCACCCACATTTCCTTTTAAAAATTTTAATCGGTACCCTGGCCTGCAAGGTAAGATGCTATCAACCAGAAATCACCGTGGCAAACTCTATGTAGGCACCAGCCTGGGCGTTTACTACCTTGATGAAGTAAGGAACTACAATGAAACCATCCATTATGTAAGAGTGCCCGAATCGCCTGAGGAAGAGGTAAAAGCAACAGAAGTTGAAGAGGATTCCGAAGGTAAAGGCAGGGGTATATTCAGCTTCTTAAAAAGAGGTAAGGAAAAGAATGATCCGGATATCAGGCCTTCCGGCAAGTCAGAAAATGAAAAGACCCCGGTTTATAAAACACGTATTGAACAGGAACTGCAATCCATTAAGTACAGATATAAAAAAATTGAAGGTATAGAATCTAAGGTATTCCAGTTTTTCTCTTCCGGCAAGCGTTTATTTTGTGGCGGGCTCGACGGCTTGTTTGAAATCACCGGAGGAAAAGCTATTCCCATTTCCCGCCTTCCTATACGCTATTTTTATGTCTCTCCAAGCCAGGGCAAGATCTTTGCCAGTACCTATACTGATGAGCTAAAAGTTTTTAATTACAAAGCTGAAGGGTATCCCGAGCTGGAAATTTTTGGTGATTATAAAGATTACGTGCAGCATATATTTGAAGACAAACATAACCGCATCTGGTTTTGTAGTACCAACGACCTTTATTGGATAAAGCTTAAGGGAAGTCAAATCACCGAGATGGACGAATACCACATCGAAAACCCATATTTCTATGAAACTTATGGTGCTGCCTCCGGCGACAGTATCCTGTTTATTAATGAGTCTGGCGTCTATACCACCCGTGATGGTGATAAATCTTTAAAAAAAATAAGAAGCACTGCCAATATGGACCGATACCTTGCCGGAGCGGACGGGAAAGTCTGGATACACGCAGGTCAGCGGTGGTCAACGCTTGTTCCTGAAGAAATTTCGGATAAATTAAACCTTCTAAGCCTGTTTAAAAACATAAATTATATTGCTACTGACGACCGTGGTGAAGATTACTGGGTAATCACAGACAACAATGACCTTTACAAGCTTTCCAATCCTGCGCTGAGTACTATATCAAATGGATATGAAATTTATTTAAAAGATATCCGGACAACCTCTGAAATATTATCGCCTGCACCAAAACTGGTGTTTGATCAGCAAAACGGTAACCTCATTTTTGAATTTGTCCAACCGGAATATTCAGGAGTATTGGATATTCAATATTCATATAAGCTGGAAGGCCTGAATGATCAATGGTCCGAATGGTCTTCCAACTACAATGAAATCAACTTCCCGTATCTGCCGGAAGGAGAATATATACTGAAAGTTAAATCACGAAATACTTTAGGCAACATCAATGAAGCTGCTCCGGTAGCCTTCAAGGTTATACCTCCCTACTGGAAAAGAGCCTGGTTTTATGCGCTTGAGTTTTTAACACTGGCACTTCTCTTATTTATTTCGGTAAGACTTAAAAAGCTTGATACCAAATATCACCTGGTGAGCCGGTTACTAGCCGTACTCACATTGATCATCATTATTGAGTTTATCCAGACAGTTGCCGAAAATGAATTTGGTTCCTCAAGCTCCCCCGTGCTGGATTTTATCATGCAGGTATTAATTGCACTAATAATCCTGCCTTTTGAAGGTGTTTTGCGCAAATACATTTTTAAAGGAAACGAAGTGAAGGTCTCTGACCTAATTAAAATCAGAAATAAACAAGTGAATCCCAAAACCAAATGA
- the nth gene encoding endonuclease III: MQRKERFEKFVEYFTTHQPDAETELNYGNPFELLIAVILSAQCTDKRINQVTPALFADFPTPEHLAASHFDELFPYIRSVSYPNNKTKHLLGMAKMLVEDFNSEVPADLKELQKLPGVGRKTANVIASVIYNQPTMAVDTHVFRVSKRLGLVNQNAKTPLEVEKQLIKSIPEEYISRAHHWLILHGRYVCLARKPKCEECKITHFCRYFEKNYLQV, encoded by the coding sequence ATGCAGCGAAAAGAAAGATTTGAAAAGTTTGTAGAATATTTTACCACTCATCAGCCTGATGCGGAAACCGAGCTAAACTACGGTAATCCGTTTGAGTTACTTATTGCTGTGATATTGAGCGCGCAGTGTACTGATAAGCGAATAAATCAGGTAACGCCTGCGCTGTTTGCTGACTTCCCAACTCCGGAACACCTTGCAGCCAGTCACTTTGATGAGCTTTTTCCTTACATAAGGTCCGTTTCTTATCCCAATAACAAAACCAAACACCTGCTGGGTATGGCCAAAATGCTGGTTGAAGATTTCAACTCTGAAGTACCGGCAGATCTGAAGGAACTCCAAAAACTACCGGGGGTAGGCAGAAAAACAGCCAATGTAATAGCCTCAGTGATCTATAACCAGCCTACTATGGCTGTGGATACTCATGTTTTTCGGGTATCCAAAAGATTAGGACTGGTCAACCAGAATGCAAAGACGCCACTGGAAGTAGAGAAACAACTGATAAAGAGTATCCCTGAAGAGTACATATCACGTGCACACCACTGGCTTATTTTGCATGGCAGGTATGTATGCCTCGCCCGAAAGCCCAAATGTGAAGAATGTAAGATCACACATTTTTGCAGGTATTTTGAAAAAAACTACCTTCAGGTGTGA
- a CDS encoding aminotransferase class V-fold PLP-dependent enzyme yields MDIQTIRQNTPGVTHVVHFNSAGASLVSQQVLDAQIDYLKNEARFGGYETAAKHKAQLEEFYLEAAKLINASPEEIAFTESATVAWQRAFFSIPFKKGDTILTTKAEYASNFISYLYLKKDKGINIKVIPSNSVGEIDLQKLEESIDESVKLISVTHIPTNGGLVNPAEKIGKLAKKHNILYLLDACQSIGQYPIDVNKIGCHFLSATGRKYLRGPRGTGFLYVNKNVLTSLNPFNLDLHSANWVKPDAYEARTDAKIFETWESGLAAKIGLTQALKEANSFGMDNIWQRVVQLSQYLRSELEKIEDVKVTDIGAVQSGIVTFTTSVKASQLKEALNAKGFNTVVSHKSSTLLDMEDRNLEEVVRASVHYYNTEQEVDDLTAALRQIF; encoded by the coding sequence ATGGATATTCAGACCATTCGTCAAAATACTCCTGGTGTTACACATGTAGTACATTTTAACAGTGCAGGTGCTTCTTTGGTCAGCCAGCAGGTACTTGATGCTCAAATTGACTACCTGAAAAACGAAGCCCGGTTTGGTGGATACGAAACAGCTGCAAAACATAAAGCCCAGCTTGAAGAATTTTACCTCGAAGCTGCCAAACTTATTAATGCATCGCCTGAGGAGATAGCTTTTACTGAAAGCGCCACAGTGGCGTGGCAAAGGGCCTTTTTTTCCATCCCATTTAAAAAAGGAGATACCATACTCACCACAAAAGCAGAATATGCCAGCAATTTCATTTCATACTTATACCTGAAAAAAGATAAAGGGATCAACATAAAGGTCATCCCTTCCAACAGTGTAGGGGAAATTGACCTGCAAAAGCTCGAAGAAAGCATTGACGAAAGTGTAAAGCTAATCTCTGTAACACATATTCCGACCAACGGCGGACTGGTAAATCCCGCTGAGAAAATTGGGAAGCTTGCTAAAAAGCATAATATTTTATACCTGCTGGATGCGTGCCAGTCTATTGGCCAGTATCCTATTGATGTTAATAAAATAGGGTGTCATTTTTTATCTGCCACAGGGCGCAAATACCTGAGAGGGCCTCGTGGCACAGGATTTTTGTATGTAAATAAAAACGTTTTAACTTCTCTAAACCCCTTTAACCTTGACTTGCACTCTGCAAACTGGGTAAAACCTGATGCTTATGAAGCGCGAACAGACGCTAAAATATTCGAAACATGGGAATCAGGTCTCGCTGCTAAAATTGGGCTTACACAGGCATTGAAAGAAGCAAATAGCTTTGGAATGGACAATATATGGCAGCGTGTAGTCCAGCTTTCGCAGTATCTTCGCAGCGAATTGGAAAAAATAGAAGATGTAAAAGTTACCGATATAGGTGCCGTGCAATCGGGGATAGTAACATTCACCACCTCTGTCAAAGCCTCGCAGTTAAAGGAAGCTCTGAATGCTAAAGGTTTTAATACCGTAGTTTCTCATAAAAGCAGCACTTTGCTGGATATGGAAGATAGAAATTTAGAAGAAGTAGTCAGAGCGTCAGTACATTATTATAACACCGAGCAAGAAGTAGACGATCTGACTGCTGCCTTGCGTCAAATATTTTGA
- a CDS encoding peptidoglycan DD-metalloendopeptidase family protein, with the protein MIVLCTLILLSCNGFKKVKDVFSGNTPYEEYKKLLEKTELQKTALARQWLRAGKEAFQDSLSVSLPHTEAGYFQASRPDAHAYRFRIKSGQKLTVALEAVRNGEATLFVDLFENSTNGQWEQVAHGDSGNNLEYEFKAGRSCLLRIQPELLVDFYYTLTISVSPILKNPVTGATNLSIQSIFGDPRDGGLRSHEGIDIFARRGTPVIAPANGVIVRVGNTNLGGNVIWMKDIKRNLNYYFAHLDSQLVNSGKMVKTGDTLGLVGNTGNAKYTAPHLHFGIYQQGAINPLGFVQTMEKSLEKTPIDTVTFRKPYKVIAQKVNLRKGPGMQYGVQSELYQNNFLLITGESNSWYRAQLPDKQEGYIYKNLTEPITGGPEITLRRTVEIFSAPDSTSVPRARLTPPDNLKLLARYNGFEYIVTSENITGWISTGFVNTQRAVKR; encoded by the coding sequence TTGATAGTTTTATGTACGCTTATTCTTCTGTCATGCAATGGCTTCAAAAAAGTAAAAGATGTATTCTCAGGCAATACACCCTATGAAGAATATAAGAAGCTTTTAGAAAAAACAGAATTACAGAAAACAGCGCTTGCCCGACAATGGCTAAGGGCAGGTAAAGAAGCTTTTCAAGACTCTCTGTCTGTTTCTCTTCCTCATACAGAAGCAGGTTATTTCCAGGCTTCCAGACCAGATGCACACGCCTATAGGTTTCGTATAAAAAGCGGACAAAAGCTAACGGTGGCCCTAGAGGCCGTAAGAAACGGTGAAGCCACCCTTTTTGTTGACCTTTTCGAAAACAGTACCAACGGACAGTGGGAACAGGTGGCTCATGGCGACTCCGGCAACAATCTGGAGTATGAATTCAAAGCAGGCCGATCCTGTCTTTTGAGGATACAGCCCGAACTACTTGTAGATTTCTATTATACTCTTACAATCTCAGTGTCGCCAATTCTAAAAAACCCGGTTACCGGGGCTACCAACCTCTCTATTCAGAGTATTTTCGGAGACCCTCGCGATGGTGGTCTCAGATCACATGAAGGGATAGACATATTTGCCCGTCGTGGCACACCGGTAATTGCTCCTGCCAATGGCGTCATTGTCCGTGTAGGAAATACCAACCTTGGGGGAAACGTGATCTGGATGAAAGATATAAAACGAAATCTCAATTATTACTTTGCACACCTGGACAGCCAGTTAGTAAATTCGGGGAAGATGGTGAAAACCGGTGACACTTTAGGACTGGTAGGCAATACCGGGAATGCCAAATACACCGCTCCGCACCTGCATTTTGGCATTTATCAACAAGGCGCGATCAATCCTTTGGGATTCGTTCAAACCATGGAGAAGAGTTTGGAAAAAACACCCATTGACACGGTGACTTTTAGAAAACCGTATAAAGTAATTGCTCAAAAAGTAAATCTCAGAAAGGGGCCAGGCATGCAATATGGTGTACAAAGTGAACTGTACCAAAATAATTTTCTGCTTATTACCGGGGAAAGTAACAGTTGGTACAGAGCTCAGTTGCCGGATAAACAAGAGGGTTATATCTATAAAAATTTGACTGAGCCTATAACCGGCGGTCCGGAAATAACTCTGCGACGAACCGTGGAAATATTTTCAGCCCCGGACAGTACAAGTGTGCCAAGGGCACGCCTGACGCCGCCCGATAACTTAAAGCTACTGGCCAGGTACAATGGTTTTGAATATATCGTTACTTCAGAGAATATTACAGGCTGGATCAGCACCGGCTTTGTTAATACACAAAGGGCTGTTAAAAGATGA
- the uvrA gene encoding excinuclease ABC subunit UvrA, with product MQNAETEKLLDNLNPKEHIIIKRARVNNLKNLSVAIPRNKLVVITGLSGSGKSSLAFDTLFAEGQRMYVESLSSYARQFLGRMEKPEVDYIRGVSPAIAIEQKVNTRNPRSTVGTTTEIYDYLKLLFARIGVTYSPISGQKVSKDTVSDVVKFINQHEEGTKVMVTCPLKLHKERTIEQELKILLSKGYTRIMNNEEVVFIEEQLKNVKSLGKAPDLEILIDRAVVKPEDEDTQFRLADSVQTAYFEGIGDCYIHITGKGRSNFSDRFEADGMRFHEPNVNFFSFNNPYGACRTCEGFGKVLGIDTDLVIPDKSLSVYEGAIAPWRSETMKKWLSPLLKDGIRFDFPIHRQYNELSEKEKEILWTGNEYFKGLNEFFRHLETKTHKIQYRVLLSRYRGRTTCPDCRGTRLRKDASYVKINEKSITDLVLMPIERVIEFFNGIKLSKHEEAIARRLLKEINNRLSYIERVGLGYLTLNRMTSTLSGGEFQRIKLATSLGSALVGSMYILDEPSIGLHPRDTKRLVGVLESLRNMGNTVIVVEHEEEVMKAADQIIDIGPDAGIHGGELVFQGKITDLDGSDSYTAKYLLGTEKIPVPSHRRKWKDSVKVSGAIENNLKNVSAQFPLGVLTVITGVSGSGKSTLVKKILYPGVGKILGTVSEATGKFDKLEGDYEKITQIEFVDQNPIGKSSRSNPVTYVKAYDAIRQLFADQPLAKQRGYKPSHFSFNVDGGRCETCQGEGVVKIEMQFMADIFLTCESCKGKRFKQEILDIEYDGKNIADVLDLTVEESLEFFADKAPILNKLQPLFDVGLGYIGLGQSSSSLSGGEAQRVKLASYLGKNSRDSKDHILFIFDEPTTGLHFHDITKLLYSINALVEQGHSVIIIEHNMEVIKSADWIIDMGPEGGERGGNVCFAGVPEDMIKLENNHTAEFLKEKL from the coding sequence ATGCAAAACGCCGAAACAGAAAAACTTTTAGATAACCTAAACCCCAAGGAGCACATCATTATTAAACGTGCCAGGGTTAATAACCTCAAAAATCTCAGTGTAGCCATACCGAGAAATAAACTCGTAGTGATCACAGGTCTTTCCGGTTCAGGAAAGTCTTCCCTGGCTTTTGATACCCTGTTTGCAGAAGGGCAAAGGATGTATGTTGAAAGTCTGAGCTCATATGCCCGGCAGTTTTTGGGACGCATGGAAAAGCCCGAAGTAGATTATATACGAGGGGTGTCTCCTGCTATTGCCATTGAGCAAAAAGTGAATACCAGAAATCCGCGATCAACCGTAGGTACGACCACGGAAATCTATGACTATCTAAAGCTGCTGTTTGCCCGCATAGGGGTCACATACTCCCCCATTAGTGGTCAAAAAGTATCAAAAGATACCGTTTCCGACGTAGTAAAATTTATTAACCAACATGAGGAGGGTACAAAGGTGATGGTTACCTGCCCTCTCAAGCTCCATAAAGAACGAACCATAGAGCAGGAGCTTAAGATATTGCTAAGTAAAGGCTATACCCGAATCATGAACAATGAAGAGGTCGTTTTTATAGAAGAGCAGCTTAAAAATGTAAAGAGCCTCGGCAAAGCTCCTGATTTGGAAATACTCATTGACAGGGCAGTTGTAAAACCGGAAGATGAGGATACGCAGTTCCGCCTTGCAGACTCCGTACAGACAGCATATTTTGAAGGGATCGGTGATTGTTATATCCATATTACAGGAAAGGGAAGAAGTAACTTTTCAGACCGGTTTGAGGCTGATGGTATGCGTTTTCATGAGCCAAATGTCAACTTTTTCAGTTTCAATAATCCTTATGGAGCCTGCAGGACGTGCGAGGGCTTTGGCAAGGTTTTAGGTATTGATACAGACCTGGTAATTCCTGATAAAAGCTTATCGGTATATGAAGGTGCCATTGCTCCATGGAGAAGCGAAACCATGAAAAAATGGCTCTCTCCTTTGTTAAAAGATGGCATCCGTTTCGATTTTCCTATCCACAGACAGTATAATGAGCTAAGTGAAAAGGAAAAAGAAATTCTATGGACAGGAAATGAATATTTTAAAGGTCTGAATGAGTTCTTCAGGCATCTTGAAACAAAGACTCACAAAATTCAGTACCGGGTACTTCTTTCAAGATACCGCGGACGCACCACCTGTCCGGACTGCCGTGGAACAAGGTTGAGAAAAGATGCCTCTTATGTGAAAATCAACGAAAAGTCCATTACAGACCTGGTTTTGATGCCAATAGAAAGGGTCATTGAGTTTTTCAATGGCATAAAGCTTTCCAAACATGAAGAAGCCATCGCTCGAAGGCTCTTAAAAGAAATCAACAACCGCCTGTCTTATATCGAGCGTGTTGGCCTGGGGTACCTGACCTTAAACAGGATGACATCCACCCTTTCAGGAGGTGAGTTTCAGCGAATAAAATTGGCTACCTCACTGGGAAGTGCCCTGGTGGGCTCTATGTACATACTCGACGAACCCAGCATTGGCCTTCATCCTCGTGATACTAAAAGACTGGTTGGTGTACTGGAATCGCTGCGAAATATGGGCAATACGGTGATCGTGGTGGAGCATGAAGAGGAGGTGATGAAGGCTGCAGACCAGATTATAGATATTGGTCCTGATGCAGGGATCCACGGTGGAGAGTTGGTATTTCAAGGTAAAATAACCGATCTTGATGGTTCTGACTCTTATACAGCCAAATATCTGCTGGGCACAGAAAAAATACCGGTCCCCAGCCACCGCAGAAAATGGAAGGATTCGGTTAAAGTATCCGGGGCCATAGAGAACAATCTGAAAAATGTCAGCGCGCAGTTTCCCCTGGGTGTCCTTACGGTGATTACAGGTGTAAGCGGATCAGGCAAGTCCACGCTGGTTAAAAAAATCCTTTATCCGGGAGTGGGAAAAATATTAGGCACGGTTTCAGAGGCTACCGGTAAATTTGACAAGCTTGAAGGCGATTATGAAAAAATCACCCAGATAGAATTTGTTGACCAGAACCCTATCGGAAAATCATCGCGCTCTAACCCTGTAACCTATGTTAAAGCCTATGATGCTATCCGTCAATTATTTGCTGATCAGCCTTTGGCTAAGCAAAGAGGCTATAAGCCTTCCCATTTCTCATTTAACGTAGACGGGGGCCGCTGCGAAACCTGTCAGGGTGAAGGTGTGGTTAAAATTGAAATGCAGTTTATGGCAGACATCTTCCTTACCTGCGAAAGCTGCAAAGGTAAAAGATTCAAGCAGGAGATTCTGGACATAGAATACGATGGGAAAAATATTGCCGATGTACTGGATCTTACTGTTGAAGAAAGTCTTGAGTTTTTTGCGGACAAAGCCCCCATACTTAATAAGCTTCAGCCGCTTTTCGATGTAGGCCTGGGCTACATAGGCCTGGGGCAGTCTTCAAGTTCGCTTAGTGGAGGTGAGGCGCAAAGGGTTAAGCTGGCATCTTACCTGGGTAAAAATTCCAGGGACAGCAAAGATCATATTCTGTTCATTTTTGATGAACCCACTACTGGCCTCCACTTTCATGACATCACCAAGTTGCTCTACTCCATCAATGCATTAGTAGAGCAAGGGCATAGTGTCATTATCATAGAGCATAATATGGAAGTGATCAAGTCTGCGGACTGGATCATTGATATGGGGCCTGAAGGGGGAGAGCGTGGCGGCAATGTTTGTTTTGCCGGAGTTCCTGAAGATATGATCAAGCTTGAAAACAATCACACAGCAGAATTTTTAAAAGAAAAACTTTAG
- a CDS encoding RNA polymerase sigma factor produces MENYKISDSKLVSLYKQGNEEAFEQLLKRHKARIYTTIYLIVKDNYVAEDLLQETFVKAINTIKGGRYNEEGKFLPWITRIAHNLSIDYFRKEKRYPTMILEDGSKVFNALEFAEDSIESVQIKNDTHSKLRDLIQELPEAQKEVLLMRHYMDMSFQEIAENTGVSINTALGRMRYALINLRKKMKQYNIAYDQDIYPR; encoded by the coding sequence ATGGAGAATTATAAGATCAGTGATAGTAAGTTGGTATCACTTTACAAGCAAGGTAACGAAGAGGCATTCGAACAGTTGCTCAAGCGGCATAAAGCCCGCATCTATACTACTATATACCTCATTGTAAAGGATAATTATGTGGCAGAAGATCTCTTGCAGGAGACCTTTGTGAAAGCAATTAACACGATCAAGGGAGGCAGATATAACGAAGAAGGTAAATTTCTGCCCTGGATAACCAGGATAGCCCATAACCTTTCAATAGATTATTTCAGAAAGGAGAAGAGGTATCCTACAATGATACTTGAAGATGGTAGCAAAGTCTTCAATGCTTTGGAATTTGCAGAAGACTCTATAGAGTCTGTACAAATAAAAAATGATACACATTCTAAGCTGAGGGATTTGATACAAGAGTTACCTGAAGCACAGAAAGAGGTATTACTAATGAGGCATTACATGGATATGAGTTTTCAGGAAATAGCTGAAAATACAGGAGTAAGCATTAACACTGCTTTGGGAAGAATGCGATATGCCCTCATTAACCTGAGGAAGAAAATGAAACAATACAATATTGCCTATGACCAAGACATTTACCCAAGATGA